Part of the Bacillus solimangrovi genome, AATGAATTTGAAATGGAGTGAATAGATTGAAGAAAGTAGTTGTTATCGGTGGGGGTATTACAGGATTAACTGCAATGTACAAACTTCAAAAGAAAATCCAAGAGCAAGATTTAAATATGGAATTAGTTTTAGTTGAACAACATGAGCAATTAGGAGGAAAGATTGCTACTGTTAAAAATGGTGAATTTACAATTGAATCAGGTGCAGACTCTATGGTTGCTCGACATGAAAGTGTAATTCAGCTAATTGAAGAATTAGAATTGCAAGATCAAGCTGTATATAATGCAACGGGAATATCTTATATATATACAAATAATGAGCTACATCCTATCCCTAAAGATACGATATTTGGTATACCTACTAGTGTTGAATCATTGTACAGTAGTACATTGGTTTCTGAAGAGGGGAAAAAAGCTGCACTTAAAGATCTAGAGACAAAGAATGAAACATTCACGAGTGTAAGTTCTGTTGGCTCATTTCTAGAAGCATTTCTCGGTAAAGAGTTGGTCGAGAAGCAAATTGCTCCTGTGTTATCAGGAGTTTATTCTGGTGGATTAGATAAACTCACAATCGCTTCTACTTTACCTTATTTACTCGATTATAAAAATAAATACGGAAGCATTATCAAAGGTTTATCTGAGAATAAGGAAAGATTTCTAACGGCATCGAATAAAAAGTTTTTATCTTTTAAAAATGGTCTTTCAACAATTATTGACAAGTTGGAAGAAGGGCTAAAGGATGTTTCCGTTTTAAAAGGTGTTACAACGAAAAATATTATAAAAGAAGGTAATCAGTATAAAATTTCTTTTACAAATCATGAGGAGATAGATGCTGATTATGTCGTCTTAGCGGTCCCTCATGATATTGCACAAACATTATTAGTAGATACTCAGTTAGACAGTGATTTTAATAAATTAACAAATTCTTCATTGTTTAGTATTTATCTTGGGTTTAATATACCAGATGAACAACTTCCAACAGATGGTACAGGATTTATCGTTTCTGATAATAGTGATGTCAAGTGTGATGCATGTACATGGACAAGTAGAA contains:
- a CDS encoding protoporphyrinogen oxidase, whose translation is MKKVVVIGGGITGLTAMYKLQKKIQEQDLNMELVLVEQHEQLGGKIATVKNGEFTIESGADSMVARHESVIQLIEELELQDQAVYNATGISYIYTNNELHPIPKDTIFGIPTSVESLYSSTLVSEEGKKAALKDLETKNETFTSVSSVGSFLEAFLGKELVEKQIAPVLSGVYSGGLDKLTIASTLPYLLDYKNKYGSIIKGLSENKERFLTASNKKFLSFKNGLSTIIDKLEEGLKDVSVLKGVTTKNIIKEGNQYKISFTNHEEIDADYVVLAVPHDIAQTLLVDTQLDSDFNKLTNSSLFSIYLGFNIPDEQLPTDGTGFIVSDNSDVKCDACTWTSRKWTHTSKKHNLLVRLFYKSSNPSYPLLENMSEEEFVQIALSDIEKSLNLKAEPQVVEVTPWQNLMPNYHLQHNQAVQSLQGKLSSQYPRVMLAGASYFGVGIGACIKNGIDVAEKIITELGK